The sequence GTGTAAAAGGAAAGTTTATACTTTGTAGGCGAATGCCCCGACAGGTGGTAACAAACACATGTAGGGATGAAGCATTTGCCGATCACGTTTTGTTGTCTTTTCAAATTCAGTTGCAAATGCTTCACCCACAACATGGAACTTTGATGGACAAGGTTCTCCGAATCCGGTTTGAACCCTCAATGTTCGGATGCGATATCCGATCGCGTCCGAAACAGAAACTCGCAATTTCAGATTGCGATGGCCGGTTTCTTGTTCATTTGTAGGGTGTATACGCGCAGTACGGTTCTTCGGATAGATAGTCGCCTGTGCGCGCATATGCACGCGCCCTGCAGCCTCCGCATACGCGCGAGTATTCGCATCTGCCGCACTTACCTGTCAATAGCGACGGGTCCCTAAGCTGCTGGAAAAGCTCTGAGCATTCCCATATCTGCTGGAATGGCTCCTGCAATACATTGCCTGCGCTCACAGGAAAATATCCGCACGGGTAAACATCGCCCTTATAAGACACAAAACACACTGCGCTCCCAGCCAGACATCCCTTTGTTTCAGCAGTAAGTGGGTGCCCTTCATGACCCTTAGCTCTCCACTCTCCACTCTCCACTTTCCCTCTCTGCTTTACCACCCTGAAATAGTGCGGTGCGCAAGTCGCCTTGAGATTGATGGGTGCTGACTTGGAGGAGTCGTATATCCAGTTGAGCACACTCTCGTATTCATCGGCGCTGATCATTTCATCCTCCGGTATTTCTTTTCCGCAGCCGGTAGGCACCAACATAAATAGATGCAGCGCGCATGCCCCGCCGGATATAGCCATATCCAGTATCTGTGGAAGCTGTTTGATATTTGCGCGCGTGATGGATGTGTTGATCTGAAACGGCATATCCACGCTTTTAAGATGCTCGATCCCTGAAAATGCCGAATCAAATGCGCCTGCAACTCCCCTGAATGCGTCATGGCATGCAGCGTCGGCTCCGTCTATGCTTACACTTACCCTCTGAATTCCTGCTGCCTTGATATCCTTTGCCGAACTCTTATCGAGCATGGTCCCATTTGTGGCAAGGACCATCCGCAGTCCCAGTCTTGTTCCACATGAGGCGATGTCATATATATCGGGCCGAACCAGCGGTTCGCCTCCGCTGAGGACTATAACCGGCTTCGCGAAATCAGCTATGGCACGCAGCAACTCGCGGCTCTGCCCAAGTGTAAGTTCATTGGAAGGACGGTCGCCTGTCGCTGATGCGCGGCAGTGCCTGCACTTGAGATTGCATGCGGACGTGGTCTCCCAAAAGACCATTCGCAATGTGTTGGGTTGAGCAATTGGCATATGTCTAGTTTACAACTTGTGCATTGTGCAGTGCAAAATTATGACAAATGGCGAACCGGGCTATACCGATCCGCCATTTGCCGATAGCATATTTAGAGCAAGAGAGTTTACCGGCTTAGGACTGACTCTTCTTCTTTCGTCCGCCGCCGTGACTGGCCTCGCCGCCTTTTCGGCCTGCGACGCGCGCCTCATCGCTAGTCCACTCATGGGCCGTACCTTTCTGATGAGCGGCACGACCTCCTTTACGAGCGATCTCTCTCTGCTTTTCGGGGTCCATGGAGGCGAACCCCCTAAGCCGAGTGGACATCCGGACACCTCCCTCCATCCCTGAACTGCGAAATATGGCCGAGCAAACCACCAGATAGCTTTTACCCCAGCCTGATAAGCGCTAAACTGAGCAAGGTTAGTTATTTTTTCTTGAGTTGACCAACATTTATGGCAACCTGCTCTTCTGATAGCGCATTTTGTGACGGATGATGTTTGAGGGAACATGAAATAGGGGCAGTCGTCTTGTATAATAGTGGCTGTGGAGTTCGCCGCGTTATAGGGAATATTTATATTGTTTTGAGTCAAAGGAGCAATAACAAGTATGAAAGTCCGTATTGTGATTATAATGGCTGTCTTTAGCGCGCTTTGTATGCCTGCATTTTCGGAGAATCCTCTGATGATGCCTGCTCCGCCCCCATTTTCGGCAAATCATGCTGCCCAAGCGCTCATAATCGGTCCCGGGGATTCTATGACTGCTCCGAAAAACATAACTGGAAAAGTCATTCTGATAACAAATCTCCCTAAAGACATTCA comes from Armatimonadota bacterium and encodes:
- a CDS encoding radical SAM protein, whose product is MPIAQPNTLRMVFWETTSACNLKCRHCRASATGDRPSNELTLGQSRELLRAIADFAKPVIVLSGGEPLVRPDIYDIASCGTRLGLRMVLATNGTMLDKSSAKDIKAAGIQRVSVSIDGADAACHDAFRGVAGAFDSAFSGIEHLKSVDMPFQINTSITRANIKQLPQILDMAISGGACALHLFMLVPTGCGKEIPEDEMISADEYESVLNWIYDSSKSAPINLKATCAPHYFRVVKQRGKVESGEWRAKGHEGHPLTAETKGCLAGSAVCFVSYKGDVYPCGYFPVSAGNVLQEPFQQIWECSELFQQLRDPSLLTGKCGRCEYSRVCGGCRARAYARTGDYLSEEPYCAYTPYK
- a CDS encoding KGG domain-containing protein codes for the protein MSTRLRGFASMDPEKQREIARKGGRAAHQKGTAHEWTSDEARVAGRKGGEASHGGGRKKKSQS